In one window of Streptomyces griseus subsp. griseus DNA:
- a CDS encoding APC family permease codes for MAHDAPQVGRDGSAAGLKPNAIGFVDALVIGLNATSPAYSLAAVIGPIVALVGIYAPGVMFASFVPMLLIASAFYYLNKVDQDCGTTFSWVTRAMGPWAGWLGGWAITMTGVLVVGSLADVAVSFTLLAVGLDGWVANDFVRQLLTVLLIIVMTGLCVIGTELSAKVQNALILLQVAFLLVFVVVALYRVYAGTTGFDSVEPSGSWLNPFGAGGAALTGGLLLGVFIYWGWESAVNLTEETEDSATAPGRAGLWSTVVLLVTYLSVAVAVVAFAGTAFLAENAGEEEFIFAQLAGDVLGGWDWILLLAVATSAIASTQTTIIPASRTALSMARRQALPQHFGHISPRFRTPDVSTWWVAGIAVAWYLVVNQISTNALFDSLTALSLLIAFYYALTGVACAVYYRRHLTESVRNFVLIGLGPVVGAGLLTWLLVRSVIDMSNPANSYSGTSWFGLGPPLVIGIVISLVGVVLMVVWRLCDAVFWQERPGVADPELVHATTAKSAERSADGKGH; via the coding sequence ATGGCCCACGACGCTCCGCAGGTCGGGCGCGACGGCTCGGCGGCCGGTCTGAAGCCGAACGCCATCGGGTTCGTCGACGCGCTCGTCATCGGCCTCAACGCGACCTCCCCGGCCTACTCCCTGGCCGCCGTGATCGGCCCGATCGTGGCCCTGGTGGGGATCTACGCCCCGGGCGTCATGTTCGCCTCCTTCGTCCCGATGCTGCTGATCGCCTCGGCGTTCTACTACCTGAACAAGGTCGACCAGGACTGCGGTACGACGTTCTCCTGGGTGACCCGGGCGATGGGCCCGTGGGCCGGGTGGCTCGGCGGCTGGGCGATCACCATGACCGGCGTGCTGGTCGTCGGCTCGCTGGCCGATGTGGCGGTGAGCTTCACCCTGCTGGCGGTGGGGCTCGACGGCTGGGTGGCCAATGACTTCGTGCGGCAGCTGCTCACCGTGCTGCTGATCATCGTGATGACCGGGCTCTGTGTGATCGGCACCGAGCTGTCGGCCAAGGTGCAGAACGCGCTGATCCTGCTCCAGGTCGCGTTCCTGCTGGTCTTCGTCGTGGTGGCGCTCTACCGGGTGTACGCGGGCACCACCGGCTTCGACTCCGTAGAACCGTCCGGGAGCTGGCTCAACCCGTTCGGCGCGGGCGGGGCCGCGCTGACCGGCGGGCTGCTGCTCGGGGTGTTCATCTACTGGGGCTGGGAGTCCGCGGTGAACCTCACCGAGGAGACCGAGGACTCGGCGACCGCGCCGGGCAGGGCGGGCCTGTGGTCCACGGTGGTGCTCCTGGTGACCTACCTGTCGGTGGCCGTCGCGGTCGTCGCCTTCGCGGGGACGGCGTTCCTGGCGGAGAACGCGGGCGAGGAGGAGTTCATCTTCGCGCAGCTCGCCGGGGACGTGCTGGGCGGCTGGGACTGGATCCTGCTGCTCGCGGTCGCCACCTCCGCGATCGCCTCCACCCAGACGACGATCATCCCGGCGTCCCGGACCGCGCTGTCGATGGCCCGCCGTCAGGCGCTGCCGCAGCACTTCGGCCACATCAGCCCCCGGTTCCGTACCCCGGACGTCAGTACGTGGTGGGTCGCCGGGATCGCCGTCGCCTGGTACCTGGTGGTCAACCAGATCTCCACCAACGCCCTCTTCGACTCGCTCACCGCCCTCTCCCTGCTGATCGCCTTCTACTACGCGCTCACCGGGGTGGCCTGCGCGGTCTACTACCGGCGCCATCTCACCGAGAGCGTCCGCAACTTCGTCCTCATCGGCCTGGGCCCGGTGGTCGGCGCCGGGCTGCTGACCTGGCTGCTGGTCCGGTCGGTCATCGACATGTCCAACCCGGCCAACTCCTACAGCGGCACCTCCTGGTTCGGGCTGGGCCCGCCACTCGTCATCGGCATCGTGATCTCCCTCGTCGGGGTGGTCCTGATGGTGGTGTGGCGGCTGTGCGACGCGGTGTTCTGGCAGGAGCGGCCCGGGGTCGCCGATCCGGAGCTGGTGCACGCCACCACCGCGAAGTCCGCCGAGAGGTCCGCCGACGGGAAGGGGCACTGA
- a CDS encoding universal stress protein codes for MSVVLGYDESPGAARALRIAIEVAAAYGEELVLVYGAAAPGLRDGAEYRSHYDAIRQAGRTGLEHALTAAEEAGVPAGVEVLDESPAQALLDAAERHAARVIVVGTWGESPMRGALLGSTPHKLLHMSKVPVLCVPTEEDALRR; via the coding sequence ATGTCGGTCGTCCTCGGTTACGACGAGTCCCCCGGCGCCGCCCGCGCCCTGCGCATCGCCATCGAGGTGGCGGCGGCGTACGGCGAGGAGCTGGTCCTCGTCTACGGTGCCGCGGCGCCGGGCCTGCGCGACGGGGCCGAGTACCGCAGCCACTACGACGCGATCCGGCAGGCCGGCCGCACCGGTCTGGAGCACGCGCTGACGGCCGCCGAGGAGGCCGGCGTACCGGCGGGTGTGGAGGTGCTGGACGAGAGCCCCGCGCAGGCCCTCCTGGACGCCGCCGAACGGCACGCCGCCCGGGTCATCGTGGTCGGCACCTGGGGCGAGAGCCCGATGCGCGGCGCCCTCCTCGGCTCCACCCCGCACAAGCTGCTGCACATGTCCAAGGTCCCCGTGCTGTGCGTCCCGACGGAGGAGGACGCGCTCCGGAGGTGA
- a CDS encoding glycine--tRNA ligase — protein MQAALLALNEYWTQQGCLVAQPMNTEVGAGTLNPSTFLRVQGPEPWRVAYVEPSVRPDDSRYGKNPNRLQTHTQYQVILKPEPGNAQELFLGSLSALGVDVSAHDIRFVEDNWASPALGAWGLGWEVWLDGLEITQFTYFQQAGGLALDPVSVEITYGMERILMALQEVSHFKDLAYAPGITYGEAFGQNEYEMSRYYLDEADIDVQRTLFDAYAAEAQRMIEAGLPVPAYSYVLKCSHTFNVLDARGAVSTTERARSFARMRRLAHDVAGLWAARREELGHPLGTVVAEAGAEAGALPAPTGVAADLVFEIGFEELPPAEVTRTEEAVRTALTTKLAATRLRHGDIDVIASPRRVVATVASVAPQEEDSEQTSRGPKAAAAFDADGRPTKAAEGFARGHGVGVEELTRVEAGGHEYVAVVRQVKGRSAAELLSTVLPAIVTELRAEKNMHWNAPQLSYSRPIRWILALLGEDVVPFAVSTLVAGRTTQVHRDAAAPKVDVPTAVGYREFLHGHGIIADAAERRDLVVQQARELAGSVGGTIDLVRHDALVDEITNLVEWPTPILGGYDPSYLDLPGDVLVTVMRKHQRYLPVQDASGALLPYFVTIANGNCDHDVVRRGNEAVLRARYEDAAFFWRADLETPLETMRAKLSLLTFEERLGSMADRADRIAVIAAGLADAVDLQGPERRTLDRAASLVKFDLGSQMVTELSSLAGIMAKEYAARGGETPEVASAIFETELPRAAGDALPTSTAGALLALADRFDLLAGLFAIGAEPTGSSDPFGLRRSAVGLLNILRTCPGVSGISLEEGLALAASHQRVPVGAEALGKASQFVVRRFEQQLLEAGHPVSAVRAVLPLVGTRTPQFAEQTLGELLEVQEQPHFVALLAAVQRVRRIVPADAPVGFDVALFTEAAEEELAASLSKFQELLGDERGLAQVAAHSSVLVGSVNRFFDEVLVMDKDPQVKANRLGLLASVKATTDGVVDWDVLD, from the coding sequence ATGCAAGCAGCCCTGCTGGCCCTCAATGAGTATTGGACACAGCAGGGTTGTCTGGTCGCTCAGCCCATGAACACCGAGGTGGGGGCGGGGACGCTCAATCCCTCGACCTTCCTCCGGGTGCAGGGGCCCGAGCCTTGGCGCGTCGCCTACGTCGAGCCCAGCGTCCGCCCCGACGACTCGCGTTACGGCAAGAACCCCAACCGCCTCCAGACGCACACGCAGTACCAGGTCATCCTCAAGCCGGAGCCCGGTAACGCCCAGGAACTCTTCCTGGGCAGCCTCAGCGCTCTCGGAGTCGACGTCTCCGCCCACGACATCCGCTTCGTGGAGGACAACTGGGCCTCGCCCGCTCTCGGTGCCTGGGGCCTGGGCTGGGAAGTATGGCTGGACGGGCTGGAGATCACCCAGTTCACCTACTTCCAGCAGGCCGGTGGCCTCGCCCTGGACCCGGTGTCCGTCGAGATCACCTATGGCATGGAACGCATCCTGATGGCCCTGCAAGAGGTCAGTCATTTCAAGGATCTCGCCTACGCCCCCGGGATCACCTACGGCGAGGCGTTCGGCCAGAACGAGTACGAGATGAGTCGGTACTACCTCGACGAGGCGGATATCGACGTCCAGCGGACCCTCTTCGACGCCTATGCGGCCGAGGCCCAGCGCATGATCGAGGCGGGTCTGCCGGTGCCCGCCTACTCCTACGTTCTGAAGTGTTCCCACACGTTCAACGTGCTGGATGCCCGGGGCGCCGTCTCCACCACCGAGCGGGCCCGGTCCTTCGCCCGTATGCGGCGGCTCGCCCACGATGTCGCCGGCCTGTGGGCCGCCCGGCGCGAGGAGCTCGGCCACCCCCTGGGCACCGTGGTGGCGGAGGCCGGGGCCGAGGCGGGGGCTCTGCCGGCTCCGACCGGCGTGGCGGCGGATCTCGTGTTCGAGATCGGCTTCGAGGAGCTGCCCCCGGCCGAGGTGACACGTACGGAGGAGGCCGTCCGCACGGCACTCACCACCAAGCTCGCCGCGACCCGGCTGCGGCACGGTGACATCGACGTCATCGCCTCCCCCCGGCGGGTGGTGGCGACCGTCGCCTCGGTCGCCCCGCAGGAGGAGGATTCCGAGCAGACCTCGCGCGGCCCCAAGGCCGCGGCGGCTTTCGACGCGGACGGCAGGCCCACCAAGGCGGCCGAGGGGTTCGCCCGGGGGCACGGCGTGGGCGTCGAGGAGCTGACCCGGGTGGAGGCCGGCGGGCACGAGTACGTGGCCGTGGTGCGACAGGTGAAGGGCCGCTCGGCGGCGGAGCTGCTCTCCACCGTCCTGCCCGCGATCGTCACCGAGCTGCGGGCCGAGAAGAACATGCACTGGAACGCCCCCCAGCTGTCCTACAGCCGCCCGATCCGGTGGATTCTGGCGCTGCTGGGTGAGGACGTCGTCCCCTTCGCCGTGTCGACCCTGGTCGCGGGGCGGACGACGCAGGTGCACCGGGACGCGGCCGCACCGAAGGTGGACGTTCCCACCGCCGTCGGCTACCGGGAATTCCTGCACGGTCACGGCATCATCGCGGACGCCGCCGAGCGCCGTGATCTCGTCGTCCAGCAGGCCCGCGAACTGGCCGGGTCGGTGGGTGGCACGATCGACCTGGTCAGGCACGACGCGCTCGTGGACGAGATCACCAACCTGGTCGAATGGCCCACCCCGATCCTGGGCGGCTACGACCCGTCCTACCTCGATCTGCCGGGTGACGTCCTCGTCACCGTCATGCGCAAGCACCAGCGCTACCTGCCGGTGCAGGACGCCTCCGGCGCCCTCCTGCCGTACTTCGTGACCATCGCCAACGGAAACTGCGACCACGACGTGGTCCGCCGGGGCAACGAGGCGGTACTGCGCGCCCGCTACGAGGACGCGGCCTTCTTCTGGCGCGCCGATCTCGAGACGCCGCTGGAGACCATGAGGGCCAAGCTCTCCCTCCTCACCTTCGAGGAGCGTCTCGGATCGATGGCCGACCGGGCGGACCGCATCGCGGTCATCGCCGCCGGCCTGGCCGATGCCGTGGACCTCCAGGGACCGGAGAGGCGCACCCTGGACCGGGCGGCGTCCCTCGTGAAGTTCGACCTCGGCTCCCAGATGGTGACGGAGCTGTCGAGTCTGGCCGGAATCATGGCCAAGGAGTACGCGGCGCGGGGAGGCGAGACCCCCGAGGTGGCCAGCGCGATCTTCGAGACGGAGCTGCCGAGGGCCGCGGGTGACGCGCTGCCGACGTCCACAGCCGGGGCGCTGCTGGCCCTGGCCGACCGCTTCGACCTGCTCGCCGGGTTGTTCGCGATCGGGGCCGAGCCGACGGGGAGTTCCGATCCGTTCGGTCTGCGCCGCTCGGCGGTCGGGCTGCTCAACATTCTCCGGACCTGTCCGGGAGTGTCCGGGATCAGCCTGGAGGAGGGCCTCGCGCTCGCGGCCTCCCACCAGCGGGTGCCGGTCGGAGCGGAGGCGCTCGGCAAGGCCTCGCAGTTCGTCGTGCGCCGCTTCGAGCAGCAGCTGCTCGAAGCAGGTCACCCGGTGTCCGCCGTTCGCGCGGTGCTTCCCCTGGTCGGTACGCGTACGCCGCAGTTCGCCGAGCAGACGCTCGGGGAACTGCTGGAGGTCCAGGAACAGCCTCACTTCGTCGCGCTTCTGGCCGCGGTGCAGCGGGTACGGCGCATCGTCCCCGCCGATGCCCCCGTCGGTTTCGATGTCGCACTCTTCACCGAAGCGGCGGAGGAGGAGCTCGCGGCCTCTCTCTCCAAGTTCCAGGAGCTGCTCGGCGACGAGCGAGGGCTCGCCCAGGTCGCGGCTCACTCGAGTGTTCTCGTCGGCTCGGTCAACAGGTTCTTCGACGAGGTCCTCGTGATGGACAAGGATCCGCAGGTGAAGGCCAACAGGCTCGGCCTGCTGGCCTCTGTCAAGGCAACGACCGACGGCGTCGTCGACTGGGACGTGCTGGACTGA